From the genome of Chlorocebus sabaeus isolate Y175 chromosome 2, mChlSab1.0.hap1, whole genome shotgun sequence, one region includes:
- the LOC140710333 gene encoding putative ankyrin repeat domain-containing protein 20A5 — protein sequence MKSFDFGSHRGQRVLSSIGHIYTCSGYRIWDAELQKIQRVAVKCDTGEVERCLVCWSGDQDQQHSSVSPRKCQSLYLDLPMKKKTE from the exons ATGAAGTCATTCGACTTTGGGAGCCACAGAGGCCAGAGGGTCCTGAGCTCCATAGGCCACATCTACACGTGTTCTGGGTACCGAATCTGGGACGCTGAACTGCAGAAGATCCAGAGGGTGGCTGTCAAGTGTGATACCGGGGAAGTGGAGCGCTGCCTGGTGTGCTGGAGTGGAGACCAGGACCAGCAGCACAG CAGCGTGTCCCCAAGAAAGTGTCAGAGCCTTTACCTGGACCTtcccatgaaaaagaaaacagaatag